A region from the Kineothrix sp. IPX-CK genome encodes:
- a CDS encoding glycoside hydrolase family 3 C-terminal domain-containing protein gives MTAEKIKDLVAQMTLEEKASMCSGADFWHTKAVERLGILQSMVSDGPHGLRKQDDKADHLGVNESIKAVCFPAGCGTAASFNRELLTEMGAVLGNECQAEGVSVLLGPAVNIKRSPLCGRNFEYYSEDPVVASQIAAAFIKGVQSKNVGVSIKHFLANNQETRRMSASVEVDERTMREIYLAAFEGAVREQKPWTVMNSYNRVNGTYVGESKKYLTDILRGEWGFDGYVMSDWGAVNNRVPNLKAGMDLEMPSSGGHNDKLIEEAVKNGSLEESVLDTAVERILNIVFRFEENRDKTADYDLDKDHEAARRVAEETIVLLKNDGVLPLKESDKVVFIGKYAKQPRYQGGGSSHINSHKITSALDIAAGNPNISYAQGFIDEEDRVDEALLAEAVELAKKSEAAVIFAGLPDSFESEGFDREHMRMPECQNELIRKVAQVQKNVIVVLHNGSPVEMPWINEVKGVVEAYLGGQAVGGAQYDILFGKVNPSGKLPETFPLKLEDNPSYLNFPGEGDRVEYREGIFVGYRYYDKKKMEVLFPFGHGLSYTVFDYSNLCVSSDSIKDTDVVTVSVDITNTGKVAGKEAVQLYISDKESSVIRPVKELKDFAKVSLMPGETKTVSFQLSKRSFAYYNTAINDWYVETGEFDIMIGKSSRDIVLIKEIHVESTVKLPVIYTTDSIMEDIFKNPEAKELVMETMDGKMDIIMTADKDEDDSAAAQAITAEMQEAMMKYMPLRGAVSFGSGETRMSMDDVRALVDELNAL, from the coding sequence ATGACGGCGGAAAAGATTAAGGACTTGGTGGCACAGATGACTTTGGAGGAAAAGGCTTCGATGTGTTCGGGGGCGGATTTTTGGCATACTAAGGCGGTTGAGAGACTGGGGATTTTGCAGTCTATGGTTTCAGATGGACCTCACGGACTCAGAAAGCAGGACGATAAGGCGGATCATCTTGGTGTGAATGAGAGTATTAAGGCCGTTTGTTTTCCGGCCGGGTGCGGTACGGCAGCTTCTTTTAACAGGGAACTTTTGACGGAAATGGGAGCAGTGCTTGGTAATGAGTGCCAGGCAGAGGGCGTGAGTGTGTTGCTTGGGCCGGCTGTAAATATTAAGCGTTCCCCGCTTTGCGGCAGGAACTTCGAATATTATTCGGAAGATCCGGTAGTGGCATCTCAGATTGCGGCGGCGTTCATTAAAGGGGTACAAAGTAAGAATGTGGGCGTGAGCATTAAGCATTTTCTTGCGAATAATCAGGAGACCAGAAGAATGTCGGCGTCTGTAGAGGTGGATGAGCGCACCATGAGGGAAATTTATCTGGCGGCTTTCGAAGGAGCGGTGCGGGAACAGAAACCCTGGACGGTGATGAACTCTTATAATAGAGTAAACGGTACATATGTGGGGGAAAGCAAGAAGTATCTGACGGATATTCTACGTGGAGAATGGGGATTTGACGGTTATGTGATGAGCGATTGGGGAGCGGTAAATAACAGGGTGCCGAACCTGAAAGCAGGAATGGATCTGGAGATGCCCTCCTCCGGCGGACATAACGATAAGCTTATCGAGGAAGCAGTAAAGAACGGCAGCTTGGAAGAAAGTGTGCTGGATACGGCGGTGGAGAGAATTCTGAATATCGTATTCCGATTTGAGGAAAATAGAGATAAGACGGCAGACTACGATTTAGATAAGGATCACGAAGCGGCGCGCAGAGTGGCGGAAGAGACTATTGTTCTTTTGAAAAATGACGGCGTTCTTCCCTTGAAGGAAAGCGACAAGGTGGTATTTATCGGAAAGTATGCGAAGCAGCCCCGTTATCAGGGCGGGGGAAGCTCTCATATCAACAGTCATAAGATAACCTCTGCGCTGGATATAGCGGCGGGAAATCCTAATATTTCTTATGCGCAGGGATTTATTGATGAAGAGGATAGGGTGGATGAGGCCTTGTTAGCGGAAGCAGTGGAGCTTGCTAAGAAGTCGGAAGCAGCGGTTATCTTTGCCGGCCTTCCTGATTCCTTCGAATCGGAAGGCTTTGACCGGGAGCATATGAGAATGCCGGAATGCCAGAACGAATTGATTAGGAAGGTGGCACAGGTACAGAAGAATGTAATTGTAGTCCTGCACAACGGTTCGCCCGTGGAGATGCCCTGGATAAATGAGGTGAAGGGTGTAGTAGAAGCGTATCTTGGCGGTCAGGCTGTAGGTGGCGCGCAGTATGACATTCTTTTTGGTAAAGTTAATCCCAGCGGTAAGCTTCCGGAGACCTTCCCCTTGAAGCTGGAGGATAATCCTTCCTATCTGAACTTCCCCGGAGAGGGAGATCGGGTAGAATACAGGGAAGGTATATTCGTGGGCTATCGTTATTATGATAAGAAGAAAATGGAAGTGCTCTTCCCCTTTGGCCATGGACTTTCCTATACTGTATTCGATTATTCCAATCTGTGCGTAAGTTCGGACAGCATTAAGGATACGGATGTGGTGACGGTATCGGTGGACATAACCAATACGGGCAAGGTTGCAGGTAAAGAAGCCGTTCAGCTTTACATTAGCGATAAGGAAAGCAGTGTAATACGTCCGGTGAAGGAACTGAAGGACTTCGCGAAGGTTTCCTTGATGCCGGGAGAAACGAAGACGGTGAGCTTTCAGCTTTCCAAGCGCTCTTTCGCATATTACAATACGGCGATTAACGACTGGTATGTGGAAACGGGAGAATTCGACATTATGATTGGAAAATCATCCAGAGACATCGTGCTAATAAAAGAAATTCACGTAGAGTCTACGGTGAAGCTGCCGGTAATTTACACCACGGATTCCATTATGGAAGATATCTTCAAGAATCCTGAGGCGAAGGAGCTGGTTATGGAGACGATGGACGGCAAAATGGATATTATAATGACCGCCGACAAGGATGAGGACGATAGCGCCGCTGCTCAGGCTATTACGGCCGAAATGCAGGAGGCCATGATGAAATACATGCCTCTTCGGGGAGCCGTAAGTTTCGGAAGCGGAGAGACCAGAATGTCCATGGATGATGTCAGGGCTTTAGTGGATGAGCTGAATGCGCTGTAA
- a CDS encoding EAL domain-containing protein has translation MNIRNGKINIFGMLGVAAAVLLLLLPAVQLHAEENRVRVGYFIMPGYQESTEGGSHWGFGYDYLQEIAKYTGWKYEFVETSWAECLEMLDNGELDIVTYAKDSPEDRQRFEFSKYPMGMTSSVLTIRSGATGFYYYNDFANFDGMKIGAVRGSGLAEEVRQLFKEYDISMSLQLFNTEKELQEALSTKTIDAIAAGNHRRLDNEKIIATFNAAPFYVITQRGNKSIMAQFDYAMEEIMLADPYFEKELYDKYFEENVAGKVALTREEKAYVDEHKTVRMAASPDSKAMCYYDGSKYTGITIDSIKALGREVGMEVEYVETKSYKESLELLNKGEVDLVGDFYTNYGWGEKNEVILTAPYMEEQYIEVRRKSKEMPKREMKVATCENFFFNTAYISEYYSKDNIAYYDTETECVNAVRRGDADVTFVNQYTAKILLKDNKNLKLKTYILYDADHGLSIAVAEDNKLLCSIFNKAISNLDSNEIMQITEKHTQESEQVSLLSYIYANPVQSIVILCVAFGMLVFILLYFIMVKRRYNKHIYELAYRDKLTGLGNIYSFEDTIEKRWLEHRGKEVFIISMDISHFATINETYGRGIGDYTISYVGRRLNELYGEEGIIARSKVDNFLIFGVADREGKISEWMNAIKQEIGILVFEEGGMGRNEITINYNFGVTIAQCTRSTLVKTLIDHAEMARKAAKRGNAHLCYFNEEMEQQLLREKTIEDCMGGALALGEFQVYYQPKYCMADNEIVGAEALVRWQNKDYGFMSPAEFIPIFEKNGFIVELDFYVMEQVYKMLQGRLERGEKTVRISINQSRLHFAQKNYIERLNELRDKYGIPRELIELELTESIFAHMKDISEMVDKLKANGYYLSVDDFGAGYSSLNMLKEISIDTLKIDKDFLSGEDKSGRYQKVIQKVVELANDLNMDIICEGVEREEQAEFLQSIGCMYAQGYLYAKPMAEDDFLQLLT, from the coding sequence ATGAATATAAGGAACGGAAAGATAAATATTTTCGGCATGCTGGGTGTGGCAGCGGCAGTTTTGCTGCTTTTGCTTCCGGCAGTGCAGCTTCATGCCGAAGAAAACAGGGTAAGAGTAGGGTATTTTATTATGCCGGGTTATCAGGAATCCACCGAGGGGGGGAGCCATTGGGGCTTCGGCTATGACTATCTGCAGGAAATTGCGAAGTATACCGGATGGAAATATGAATTCGTAGAAACTTCGTGGGCAGAATGCTTGGAGATGCTGGATAACGGAGAGCTGGACATCGTAACCTATGCGAAAGACTCACCGGAGGATAGGCAGCGTTTTGAATTTTCCAAGTATCCCATGGGAATGACCTCCTCTGTGCTGACGATTCGCTCCGGCGCAACTGGTTTTTACTATTACAATGATTTTGCAAATTTTGACGGAATGAAAATAGGCGCTGTGAGGGGCAGCGGTTTAGCGGAAGAAGTGAGACAGCTTTTTAAAGAGTATGACATATCCATGTCGCTTCAGCTTTTCAATACGGAGAAGGAGCTTCAGGAAGCACTCAGTACGAAGACCATCGATGCAATTGCGGCGGGCAATCATCGCAGGCTGGATAATGAGAAGATCATAGCCACCTTCAACGCCGCACCGTTTTATGTGATCACGCAAAGGGGAAATAAGAGCATTATGGCTCAGTTCGACTATGCGATGGAAGAAATCATGCTGGCTGACCCCTATTTCGAGAAGGAACTGTACGATAAATATTTCGAGGAGAACGTTGCGGGTAAGGTTGCTCTGACCCGTGAGGAAAAGGCTTATGTGGATGAACATAAGACGGTTAGGATGGCGGCCTCACCGGATTCAAAGGCTATGTGTTATTATGACGGCAGCAAGTATACGGGAATCACTATCGACAGCATCAAGGCTCTCGGAAGGGAAGTCGGGATGGAAGTGGAGTACGTGGAGACGAAGTCATACAAGGAGAGTCTGGAACTGCTGAATAAGGGAGAGGTGGACCTTGTCGGCGATTTCTACACCAATTATGGATGGGGAGAGAAGAACGAAGTGATATTAACAGCTCCGTATATGGAGGAGCAGTACATTGAGGTACGCCGTAAGAGCAAGGAAATGCCGAAACGAGAAATGAAGGTAGCTACATGCGAGAATTTTTTCTTTAATACCGCATATATATCCGAGTATTACTCAAAGGATAACATAGCTTATTACGATACGGAGACAGAGTGCGTCAATGCAGTACGAAGGGGAGACGCGGACGTTACTTTTGTCAATCAATATACGGCTAAGATATTGCTCAAGGATAACAAGAACCTGAAATTAAAAACTTACATTCTCTACGATGCGGATCACGGTCTATCAATAGCAGTGGCGGAGGATAATAAACTTCTGTGCTCGATTTTTAATAAAGCGATTTCTAATCTGGATTCTAATGAAATCATGCAGATAACAGAAAAACACACGCAGGAGAGTGAGCAGGTATCCCTGCTTAGTTATATTTACGCTAATCCGGTGCAGTCCATCGTGATTCTATGCGTGGCGTTCGGCATGCTGGTGTTCATCCTGCTCTATTTCATTATGGTGAAGAGAAGATACAACAAGCATATTTATGAGCTGGCTTACCGGGATAAGCTTACCGGGCTTGGCAATATTTATTCCTTTGAGGATACGATAGAAAAACGCTGGCTTGAACACAGAGGAAAAGAGGTTTTTATCATTTCCATGGATATCAGCCATTTTGCGACAATCAATGAGACATACGGAAGGGGTATCGGAGATTATACCATAAGCTATGTGGGCAGAAGATTGAACGAGCTGTACGGCGAGGAGGGAATCATTGCCAGAAGTAAGGTAGATAATTTTCTTATTTTTGGAGTTGCCGACAGAGAAGGGAAGATTTCCGAATGGATGAATGCGATCAAGCAGGAAATTGGAATATTAGTATTCGAAGAAGGCGGGATGGGAAGAAACGAGATTACGATCAACTATAATTTTGGTGTCACCATAGCGCAGTGTACGAGAAGTACTTTGGTCAAGACTCTCATCGATCATGCGGAGATGGCGAGGAAGGCGGCGAAACGGGGGAATGCACATCTTTGCTATTTCAACGAGGAGATGGAGCAGCAGCTTCTTCGGGAAAAGACTATAGAGGACTGTATGGGAGGCGCACTTGCACTGGGAGAATTTCAGGTATATTATCAGCCGAAGTACTGTATGGCGGATAATGAAATTGTTGGTGCAGAGGCGCTCGTCAGATGGCAGAATAAGGACTACGGATTTATGAGTCCGGCCGAATTCATCCCTATTTTTGAGAAGAACGGCTTTATCGTGGAACTGGATTTCTATGTTATGGAGCAGGTGTACAAGATGCTGCAGGGGCGTCTGGAACGGGGAGAAAAGACTGTCCGCATATCGATCAACCAGTCCAGGCTTCATTTTGCACAGAAGAATTATATTGAGCGACTGAATGAACTGCGGGATAAATATGGCATTCCCAGGGAGCTTATTGAGCTGGAGCTGACGGAATCCATTTTTGCACACATGAAGGATATAAGTGAAATGGTGGATAAACTGAAAGCAAATGGGTATTATTTATCTGTAGATGATTTTGGTGCAGGCTATTCCTCGTTGAATATGCTTAAGGAAATTTCCATCGATACATTGAAAATAGACAAGGACTTTTTAAGCGGTGAAGATAAGAGCGGGAGGTATCAGAAGGTAATTCAAAAGGTGGTGGAACTCGCAAATGATCTCAATATGGACATAATATGTGAAGGCGTAGAACGGGAAGAACAGGCTGAATTCCTGCAAAGCATAGGCTGTATGTATGCGCAGGGATATTTGTATGCGAAACCTATGGCAGAAGATGATTTTCTGCAATTGCTGACTTAG
- a CDS encoding AraC family transcriptional regulator gives MEKYIHEEIKTREDIQVRFDTYRDSNHLITNHWHNSMEIVCICEGCMDVTINNSKLTLNVGDYVIINSADIHSTYCHENCLVILLQIPYQFLKKSISNYDSIRFEGIPNSPEKNDRVRAILMEMKDINDEKPEGYSLRFSSLLYDFLYSILCCYKVEIDTAVKIRTDKNLRRLENVMDFVKSNYASPITLDEAAASVALNPEYFCRFFKKYMGLTFLEYVNKVRLAHVYEDLMNTDLTITGILERNGCTNYKLFMKNFKSTYGCTPMQMRQNKN, from the coding sequence ATGGAAAAATATATCCACGAAGAAATTAAAACCCGAGAAGACATCCAGGTCCGCTTTGATACCTACCGCGATTCGAACCACCTCATCACAAACCATTGGCATAACAGTATGGAAATCGTCTGCATCTGCGAAGGCTGCATGGATGTCACCATCAACAACTCCAAGCTCACCCTGAACGTAGGCGATTACGTCATCATCAATTCGGCCGACATACACTCCACCTATTGTCACGAGAATTGCCTCGTCATCCTGCTGCAGATACCATACCAATTTTTGAAAAAAAGTATTTCCAACTACGACAGCATCCGTTTTGAAGGTATTCCCAACTCTCCGGAGAAGAATGACCGCGTACGTGCTATTTTGATGGAGATGAAGGACATTAACGACGAAAAACCGGAAGGATATTCCCTCCGGTTTTCCAGTCTTTTATACGATTTTCTTTATTCTATCCTCTGCTGCTACAAGGTAGAAATTGACACCGCCGTGAAAATCAGGACGGACAAGAATCTGCGTCGTCTGGAGAATGTCATGGACTTCGTAAAGTCCAACTACGCATCTCCCATCACCCTGGACGAGGCCGCTGCTTCCGTCGCACTGAATCCTGAGTATTTCTGCCGCTTTTTTAAAAAATATATGGGACTCACCTTTCTCGAATATGTGAACAAGGTCCGCCTTGCGCACGTATATGAGGATTTGATGAATACCGATTTGACCATTACCGGTATCCTCGAACGCAACGGCTGTACCAACTACAAATTATTTATGAAAAATTTCAAATCTACCTACGGCTGTACGCCCATGCAAATGCGCCAGAACAAAAATTAA
- a CDS encoding response regulator transcription factor, whose protein sequence is MMECVLVVDDDKEIVKAIALLLEKEGYDVLKAYDGMEALEIVAEKSVQLIIIDVMMPKLDGLSAVMKIREKKNIPIIVLSAKSEDTDKVLGLSMGADDYVTKPYYAAELMARVKSHLRRYTSLGDINAFISTSNIMNGRLRFNKEEHILYVDEEPAKLTATETRIVELLMCNIGRVFPAEEIYRRIWNEEAYAAENTVMVHIRRIREKIELNPKEPEYLKVVWGIGYKIEKK, encoded by the coding sequence ATGATGGAATGTGTACTCGTGGTGGACGACGACAAAGAAATTGTAAAGGCAATAGCCCTGCTGCTGGAAAAAGAAGGATATGACGTGCTGAAGGCATATGACGGCATGGAAGCGCTTGAAATCGTGGCGGAGAAATCGGTACAGCTAATTATCATTGACGTCATGATGCCCAAACTGGATGGCTTGTCCGCAGTTATGAAAATCAGGGAAAAGAAGAATATTCCTATCATCGTGCTCAGTGCCAAAAGCGAGGATACGGATAAGGTGCTCGGCTTATCCATGGGAGCCGACGATTACGTGACCAAGCCCTATTATGCTGCGGAACTGATGGCGAGAGTGAAAAGTCACCTGCGCAGATATACCAGTCTTGGTGACATCAATGCTTTTATTTCCACGAGTAACATAATGAATGGCAGACTGCGGTTCAATAAGGAGGAGCACATCCTTTATGTGGACGAAGAGCCTGCGAAGCTCACGGCTACGGAGACGAGAATCGTGGAGCTGCTAATGTGCAATATAGGAAGAGTTTTTCCGGCGGAGGAAATCTACCGCCGTATCTGGAACGAGGAAGCCTATGCGGCGGAGAATACGGTAATGGTGCATATAAGGCGCATTCGTGAGAAAATAGAACTGAATCCGAAGGAGCCGGAATACTTAAAGGTGGTGTGGGGAATTGGATACAAAATTGAAAAAAAGTAA
- a CDS encoding YitT family protein, with amino-acid sequence MNRILGLDKKFVIYETNRLLGSVGGMLLYAIGVNLFIVPQGLYTGGIMGLCQVIRTVLVEYMGLSFRNFDIAGLIYYVVNIPLFIVAIKKLGRIFFAKTVICVTAMSFFLFIVYIPSMPIMDDKLASCLIGGILCGAGIGLCLKMGSSDGGTDILGVLLIRWKKDFSVGKVTLIVNVVLYLICLFLFDVETVIYSLIFAAVSSFAVDKVYSQNINVEVNIITKNASEEMEQEIFTKLERGITKWKALGAYTDNNAEVLYMVISKYEIGRLKYIIRKYDPSAFVVINEGVNVSGNFLKKL; translated from the coding sequence ATGAATAGAATACTGGGTCTCGATAAAAAATTTGTAATCTATGAAACGAACAGACTGCTTGGCTCCGTGGGAGGCATGCTCCTATATGCCATAGGAGTAAATCTGTTCATCGTCCCCCAAGGGTTGTATACAGGGGGAATTATGGGACTTTGTCAGGTAATACGTACCGTGTTGGTGGAGTACATGGGACTGTCGTTTCGTAACTTCGATATTGCGGGCTTAATTTATTATGTAGTCAACATTCCGCTTTTCATTGTGGCAATCAAAAAGCTGGGACGAATATTTTTCGCCAAAACGGTCATTTGTGTAACGGCAATGTCATTTTTCCTCTTCATCGTATATATTCCATCCATGCCGATTATGGACGACAAGCTGGCCTCCTGCCTTATCGGCGGAATTCTCTGCGGTGCAGGCATCGGACTTTGCCTGAAAATGGGAAGCTCTGACGGCGGAACGGATATATTGGGTGTACTGTTAATTCGCTGGAAGAAGGACTTCAGCGTAGGCAAGGTAACATTGATCGTAAACGTAGTACTGTATCTCATATGTCTGTTCCTATTCGACGTGGAGACCGTGATATATTCCTTGATTTTTGCTGCCGTAAGCTCCTTCGCGGTGGATAAGGTATATTCCCAGAACATCAACGTGGAAGTGAACATCATCACGAAGAATGCCAGCGAGGAAATGGAGCAGGAGATATTCACGAAGCTGGAACGGGGAATCACAAAATGGAAGGCTCTGGGCGCATACACGGACAATAACGCGGAAGTATTGTATATGGTAATATCGAAATATGAGATCGGACGGTTGAAATATATCATACGTAAATATGATCCGAGTGCTTTTGTGGTGATCAATGAGGGTGTGA
- a CDS encoding DUF3892 domain-containing protein, whose translation MTDMDKITLGEALAINTLDDIPEAKSDAKEIVGLVKSSGRVTGYQLSDGSTVSKQEGVDLAKGGGIKGVGIAHRKDTEYLKSLPDGKEGNNLNNLPSISG comes from the coding sequence ATGACAGATATGGATAAAATTACTCTCGGCGAAGCTCTCGCTATCAATACTCTGGATGATATACCCGAAGCGAAAAGCGACGCCAAGGAAATCGTAGGTCTCGTAAAGAGCAGCGGACGAGTGACCGGCTACCAGCTATCCGACGGCTCCACGGTTTCCAAGCAGGAGGGCGTGGACCTCGCCAAGGGCGGGGGAATCAAAGGCGTGGGCATCGCCCATAGGAAGGATACCGAATATTTGAAATCTCTGCCTGACGGGAAAGAAGGCAATAATTTGAACAACCTTCCTTCCATTTCAGGTTAA
- a CDS encoding HAMP domain-containing sensor histidine kinase, with the protein MDTKLKKSKIIISFTAWMLGTLLLFLNLFCFVVKYAGNPASLIQAKESLGEDYQNTEEFRYYMSDYLNSFLSMAIGGPISQSYDTGYAQETTIEAQAEEGMAFEGGGMATASDTAEYEGTSDMAEFTEPEEVTDYKKDAQEYHESIKNDRNILYTIEKDGEVLYTNEESLGMYGEGFVLPDGYNYLLYFDGKKVSAIKDGQTVDIYGDNYYRTGNGWSIPGYVNFPADKALEGVRICIAAAKVPNVSVSKAYDGDGNSTYYYSNAFYSIQQHLSVEKGAYMGWIYTSLLAMTLLIASLALNKSRKEANTAIARTTGKLWYEIKLFPLLAILYGVLLVAAGLVYQRWWYYLDWDIAGRFWSGEYIGIKVFLTAFSSLCLGLIWLFINDIRHNEKPWKKSIIASLCRLFRTSMLKLPLGKRLIRQYMWVFLAELGAELILLLMLAIWGSRNYEEEIAAFIGVMTLLLMIAVWVCQCLYFKSNKKAAMDMEALVERIEAIHGGKLDEFTEVSASSGLSEAMNKLNEIQEGMNKALTEHIKSERMKIELIANVSHDIKTPLTSIISYVELLKQEDDLPEHVREYISILENKSHRLKAMVQDVFEVSKAASGELPLHMEDLDLGKLLRQTLADMEEQMEEADVTVKTKIPENAVMICADGEHLYRVFQNLILNALKYSLEGSRIYVTLMEDGKLVAASIQNTSKEELSSDIDFTERFIRGDKSRSDGGSGLGLSIAQSFTEACGGTFKVETIADLFVVTVTFPKVEFPQLPY; encoded by the coding sequence TTGGATACAAAATTGAAAAAAAGTAAAATAATCATCAGCTTCACTGCGTGGATGCTGGGAACGTTGCTACTGTTTCTTAACCTCTTTTGTTTTGTTGTGAAGTATGCGGGAAATCCTGCTTCTCTCATTCAAGCGAAAGAATCGCTGGGGGAAGATTATCAGAATACGGAGGAATTCCGTTATTACATGTCCGATTATCTGAACAGCTTCTTATCTATGGCCATAGGCGGTCCTATCAGCCAAAGCTACGATACCGGTTATGCACAGGAGACGACTATCGAAGCCCAGGCGGAGGAAGGAATGGCATTCGAAGGCGGAGGCATGGCAACAGCGTCGGACACGGCAGAATACGAAGGCACATCGGACATGGCAGAGTTTACGGAGCCTGAAGAGGTAACGGATTATAAGAAGGATGCACAGGAATATCACGAGAGCATCAAGAATGACAGAAATATTTTATACACCATAGAAAAAGATGGTGAGGTGCTGTATACAAACGAAGAAAGTCTGGGAATGTATGGCGAAGGGTTCGTTTTGCCGGACGGCTATAATTATCTTCTCTACTTCGATGGAAAAAAGGTCTCTGCGATAAAAGACGGACAAACGGTAGATATTTACGGAGATAACTATTATCGGACGGGTAATGGCTGGAGTATTCCCGGTTATGTGAATTTTCCGGCGGATAAGGCATTGGAGGGTGTAAGGATATGTATCGCTGCCGCAAAGGTTCCTAACGTGAGTGTATCCAAAGCCTATGACGGCGACGGCAACAGCACGTACTACTACAGTAATGCTTTTTACAGCATCCAGCAGCACTTGTCGGTAGAAAAAGGTGCATATATGGGTTGGATATATACTTCTCTGCTGGCAATGACTCTTCTTATAGCAAGCCTTGCCCTGAACAAAAGCAGGAAGGAGGCGAATACCGCAATCGCAAGAACTACGGGAAAGCTTTGGTACGAAATAAAGCTGTTTCCCCTGCTTGCAATCCTGTACGGGGTTCTGCTGGTGGCGGCAGGGCTCGTGTATCAAAGATGGTGGTACTACCTGGACTGGGATATAGCCGGCAGATTCTGGAGCGGGGAATATATAGGGATAAAAGTCTTTCTGACAGCCTTCTCATCTTTATGCCTTGGACTCATATGGCTTTTTATTAATGACATCCGTCACAACGAGAAGCCTTGGAAAAAAAGCATCATAGCATCCCTTTGCAGGCTGTTTCGAACTTCCATGCTGAAACTTCCCTTGGGAAAAAGACTGATAAGACAATATATGTGGGTATTTCTGGCAGAGCTGGGAGCAGAGCTTATACTGCTGCTGATGCTGGCAATCTGGGGAAGCCGCAATTATGAAGAGGAGATAGCGGCATTTATTGGAGTCATGACGCTGCTTTTGATGATAGCTGTCTGGGTGTGCCAGTGTCTTTATTTTAAAAGCAATAAAAAGGCGGCTATGGATATGGAAGCGCTGGTGGAGCGAATCGAAGCCATTCACGGAGGAAAGCTGGATGAGTTTACGGAAGTTTCTGCAAGCTCCGGTTTATCGGAGGCAATGAATAAGCTTAATGAGATACAAGAAGGGATGAATAAAGCGCTGACGGAGCATATAAAGAGCGAGCGCATGAAGATAGAGCTGATCGCCAATGTATCCCACGATATCAAGACACCTCTTACTTCTATTATCAGCTATGTGGAGCTGTTAAAGCAGGAAGACGATCTGCCGGAGCACGTGCGGGAATATATTTCTATATTGGAAAACAAGTCGCATCGGTTAAAGGCCATGGTACAGGACGTATTCGAGGTGAGCAAGGCGGCGTCCGGAGAGCTCCCCTTACACATGGAGGATCTGGATCTTGGGAAGCTGCTGCGCCAGACATTAGCGGATATGGAGGAGCAGATGGAAGAAGCAGACGTGACCGTGAAAACCAAGATTCCAGAAAATGCGGTAATGATCTGTGCAGACGGTGAACATTTATATCGCGTATTCCAGAACCTGATATTAAATGCGCTGAAATATTCCCTCGAAGGTTCCCGGATATATGTGACCCTGATGGAGGACGGCAAGCTCGTTGCCGCCAGTATTCAGAATACTTCTAAGGAAGAACTTTCTTCGGATATAGATTTTACCGAGAGATTCATCCGGGGAGATAAGAGCCGTAGCGACGGAGGAAGCGGCCTCGGACTCTCTATCGCCCAGAGCTTCACCGAAGCCTGTGGAGGAACCTTCAAGGTGGAGACAATTGCGGATCTCTTCGTGGTCACCGTCACTTTCCCCAAGGTAGAATTCCCGCAGCTTCCATACTGA